The Delphinus delphis chromosome 11, mDelDel1.2, whole genome shotgun sequence DNA segment ACCCCCCACCCCGTTGCGTTTCTGGAGGGGCTTTGGGAAGGTCCAGAGTTGCCTAAGAATTGCTGGTTCATACACctgaagggggcggggggaggggcacaTTCAAATTACTTAATAACCAGAATGGAATGGGCATCAACCAATCAGAGTAGAGcttggggaggcagggggtggggtggtggtggtggtggtggtggtggtcctAGAGGCCCCCTGCTGTGCCAGATGTTATCCCTCTGCTGCTGGATCTTGGAGGGCAGGGTAGTCCTGGTGAAGGAAGGTGGGAGGCTTGGGCAGTAGCCCTTTGCTCACCAGCATGAAAGTACTTCAATATGTGCACAATGATAAGGCCATCCCAGCCAGTGCTGGTACCAGTGCCGCCCCCAGGAGCCTCCACCACCTCTTTTTGCCAGGCCTCCGCCTTTGGCCTCTCCGAGGGTTCCCTtgccatccctcccctcccccaagagaAAGTTGTCCTTTGGTAATTCCTGACCCTTTCTAAGGCTGCCCTTGAAAAATAGTGCAGTTACTGAACTAGGACTCACAGAGAAAGACCCAGCCCCAATTCTGCTTCTCTCTACCTGTGCGCCCTGGACCAAGTCCACTCATCTTTCTAAGtcttgtttccccatctgtaaaactggcTAATACACTGCAGGCTGATGGTGCGTGTCAAATGACCGCCTGCGTGTAGAGGTGCTTCATAAACCACTTCCCAGATATTACTATTTTATTCCGGTGGCGCCTGTATGAAAATGCTAAGGAAGACAAAATATAATGTATATCCTCTCTCCATTCCTCTTGGGATGGTCTTGTTGTCAACTCTGAAGGACAACAAAGTCCTCAACCCAGGACAAagcctgcccctgcccaccctggtgGTAGGAGAAAGAGTAACCTGAGGGCCCAGCATCATTCAGAGCAATtatgccaccatcaccaccaatcAGGGAGGACTTCCTGAAGGAAGAAACAGACCAGACCTTGGCTTGCCAAGGGGATGTGAGAGGCAGGAAGAACGTACAAGTAGGAAAAGGGGCCTTATGTTTACCCCACACATCCTAGGACCAGCTCAAGAGTTCAAATACTGGCTCCGTCCTACTTTCCCGCAGCATGACCGTGGTAGTTACTTAACCTcagagtctctgtttctcagGAGTAAAGTAGGAGCAAAAAAGTCTGCCTCATAGGGCGGCGGTGGTGAAGAGAAAgcaagataatatatgtaaagcacttagcgtggtgcctggcatacagcaggtgctcaataaatgagagCTCTTAATGAAAGTATCCCCACCCCAGGTCACCCTGCAAAAGCTGAAGGCAGAGGAGTACATCCAACAGAAGAGGGAGCTCCTGGCCCTCTATCAGGACCGGGACGGGGagtccccaggccccaggccctccATGCCTTCAGTGGAAGGCTCTGAGAGCAGCACAGAGGGAAGGTAAGACCTACAGGGCGTACAAGGCCTCCCAGAGGAGGGGGGctgcaggcagggagggagggcagaggagccCACAAGGTTGGGAAATGGTATTACAGCTTTTGGGGGGACTGGGACCAGACTGAGGAACCCAGGCTACAGGTTGACACCAGCCGTGCGAAAGGCCACATGAGACAGCCTATGGGGTTAGCCAGCCTAGGGCTGGCACAGGGTGAAGGAAACAGGCACGAAAGGCACAAATTCCCTGAGAGAATCAGGTTCCCCAGGCCGGGGATGGAGAGTGAAGGCCAGTATGGGTTTGCGGAATGTCAGAGCTGCAGGGACCCGGCTAGTTCAAATCCCCAGAGAGCGTGGGAGTTTCACCCAAAATAACAGCTGTTGAGCAGCACggttatagagaaaaaaagactccATCACTGGGGGATAACCTCAGGGGAGCTCAGGAAGCACTCAGCAGATACTTGATAACAAGTTTCTGGACTGAGTGCAGGGGCTAAAATGCCTTtaaggagcttatagtctagcCAGTGAGTCAGTGCAGTGTAAAAGTGATACCAAAATAAGTTTGGAGGAGGGCCCATTTCTGGATGGAGGGATCAAGGGAGACTCCCTGGACTTGAACTTGATCCCTCAGCATCTGACTCTGACCATTTGCTAGTAACtgtaggactcctgggtcctcgaTCGTCATCCCCCAGCTGGTGGTGACGGAAGACACAGATGAAGATGCTCCCTTGGTACCAGATGATATCTCGGACTCTGGCTATGGCACTCTGGTCCCAGGCTCCCCCAAGGCGTCCCACTTTCTGCCAAACCGTCTACGCTCCAAGGTCCTTCGGCGGGACCCTCGCCGCACCTTCTCCACCCTGGACCTCCGAGATGTTCCTTTGCATCTCCAGCCTCCTGACCCCCAAGCTCCCCAACGCCGAAGCACCCCTGAACTGCCAGAGGCAAGTGTCCAGAAAGGAGACAGCCTTCCCAGGGGAGACCCACCGACCTGGTCTGAGGAAGAAGGCGGGACCTCGGTTGGAGAGAATGTGGTAGTGGAAACCTTACATAGGGCCCAACTTCGGTGGCAGCTCTCCCCCTCCCTGACCCACACTGACTCTTCTGGGGAAAGCCCCTGGGAATCCTCAGGGGACGAGGAAGAGGGGCCCTTCCTGGGACCCGGCTAcagcccctcccctcacccgCTCTGGGCCGAGGACATGCTCCGAGAGATCCGGGAGGAACTGGCCAGCCAAAGGATTGAGAGAGTCCCCGAGCCTGGGGACAGCAGACCTCGGAAGCTGACTCGGGTCCAACTGCAGAGGATGCGGGGGCTTCACGTCATACGCCTGGACACGCCCCTGTCCGCATCGTAAGTGCAGAAGGGAAGCTGGCGTGGGATGGAGCGGAGGGGAAGGCCAGTATGGAGCCAGAGGGGATGCCGGGGCAGGGGGTTGGCGGGACAACACAGGAGGGCAGGACCAGAGGGGGGTCATGGCGGGGAGGGGCCTTTAGCTTCACTCTTCACCCCATGTCTGCCTACCTGACACCTGCCTCTTGCCTTTGCAGAGAGGTGTGAGGGAATACCTCCGTAAGAGTGCTGgtcaccacctccacccctggATTCTACCTCAAGGACACTTCCCCAGGCACCCTGCCCTTCCTGCTCTGAGGACTTTGGGGATCAAGAGCTGTACACCGATGTGTCACAGACACACCAGAGTCCCACATAAAGTTGTGCATAAAGATGGCCGTCCAACCAGCACTAGATGAGGGCGGGGCAAAGAGAACCTGGCGGGTGAGGAGTCACAGACTGAGCACAGGTGACTCCTCTGTTACTGGGCTGCACGAGGGTGAGGTATCCTCCCGCCCCCCTACTCCGCCAGGATCACGGCCCCGGCCCCGCCTCCCACCACGCAGAAAGGCCACTCCCTCCAGGAGCACAGCTTTAATTCCGGGCTTTTAGTGTATTTACAAGTCCACAGCTCCAGCGGGAGGGCCCTTTGTTCTGTGCCTCCCCTGCCTTGGGACACTTCGGCTTACTCTGTGCTTGTCCAGGCAGGGGGACAAAGGTTCTATTAGTGTACATAATGGAAACAAAGATTGCTTATCTACTGTGAAACAGGCTCAGGGACCAACCAGGGGCCCCCAAGCAGCCTTGCTGGGTTCTCCAAGTCCAAAATGGGCAATGAGGCGCCCCTCATCCCCGCAGCCACCGCCTGGGCTCCTGGCACACTCAGCCTCTCTCACGAGTAACACACACTCCacatcacacagacacacacactctgacacacacactacacacagcTCACCCGCTGGCAATGCTCAGGCAGCTGAGATATACACTGAGGGAGTAGCACCAGGTTAAGTGGCTGCCAGATCATGCCTGCTCCGCCAAGACCCTTCCCCTCCAGAAAAACGGGGATCCAGAGGGCATCTCGCGGGTCCTTCCAGGCTGCCTGGGGCAGGAAGCAGCCGTCTCAGGGCTGCCCGCAGGGGCCGGGGCGTGGCCTCATCGGGGAAGGCGGGGCTCGGGCGCGAGGAGGGCGGGGCCGCCCAGCGCTTCCTCGATGTCCTCCAGGCAGCCGAGCAGGTCCATGTCGCGGAGCACGCGGCCCAGCAGCTCCAGCGTGGCCTCGCGCCGCGGGGTGCGCCGCCGCCAGGCCGCCAGCATGCTGTACTGCGCCTCGCGCAGGCAGCGCAAGTTCTGCAGCTCCAGCCGCTCGATTTCGTGATCACTCAGCCCCAGCCGCCGCACGAACTCCTTCCAGCGCAACGGGGGCACGCCGTCCACCACAGCGTACAGTGTCGCGGGGTCAGCTGCCGGGAGGCGGCGCGGTGAGCCCGGAGCGGCGGCCCTCCCCACCCGGCCCACACCCACTCGCCCCGGGCGCCCCGCCCACCCGCCTCCCCGGCCGGGGTTCCCTGCGAGGATGAATGAGGAACTCACCATCTGCGAGCGGAGCGGGGGCGCTGGGGGCGCCGGGGGCGCCGTGGGCGCTGGCCTCCCACTTCTGCACAGGGGTGGGGACGGGGGTGGAGGCTGGAGGCGCAGGGAGGATGGGGCCAGCCCCTTGGTGGGGCGGGGCCATCTCTCTGGGGAGAGATGTGACTCTGAAGTTGGACCACGGGGGGtcacaaggggtgaaggtgggacTGGAGGCAGGACTGAAGCTCGGGATGGGACTGAAGCTTGGGGCCGGGGCCAGGGGCTCTGGCTccccctgagagagagagaaggcacagCATTAGCGGGGAAGAGGAAATACAGCCCCAGCCCTCCTTCTTCTGGATTCCGGACGGGAGTTGGGGCTAGAGGGAATCAGGGGAGCCCCAGGACGATTTGGGTGTTACAAGATGACAACGGACAGTCAGGGAAGACTGCGGGTAGTTCCCCGGTTTCACCTTACCTCCTTTACAGGAGCCGACTGCCCACAAActgagaaaaaagagacaaagcgTCACAGATTTCACTTCCTCTCTCAACCCTGGCGCCCATCATGGGGCTGGCGATGGGTACTTGTGGTGACATGCTTCAGGGCCTATGTGGCCCCAGGGACGAGAGAGCTACTGATGCAGTATGAGCTCTCACCAGCCGTCCAAGACCACCTCGTGCCAGTGGGGTCCTCGCCAGCGAACTAAGGGGACATTCCTCATCTCCCTCCATGCCTGtgcacccctccctcccgcctcctCTGAAGCCTCCTCCTGCATTCCTACCAGCACCCTTtcccttcccaaaggccccactcaCCGATGGAGTAGAGCTTGGGCTTCCACCGCTGGTATCGGCATGCTAAAACAATGAGGAGGAAGGATGCCAGGCAAAGACCAAATACGATCACCAGGGGCAACAGTACTGTGGTGCCTGGAAACAGAGCAGATTGTGGTCAGAGGAGAGGGGCTCTGGACGTAGCAGGGCAGGACGGATGGGGAGGGGCATGACTAGGAAAGGGTCCATGGGCATGGGCACCAGGATAATTCTCCTCACCTGGGTCCTGAGAGTTGTTACTAGTTACAGGTAGAGCTGGACATAACTTCTCGCACTCCGTGTTCTTACAGCTAAAAGAAGAGAGAGTGCTGGTGAGTAGGGGCCCACCGTAAGaggaatacaggaaaaaaagaaaaagaaaaaaaccacacagaTTGTTGGAAATTCTtggctttacaaatattttagctATCTCTTGATATAATGGAAATTAATCCTATCTTGGGAATTGATGCGGAGGAAAGAAACATTAGTTAATCCCCAAATCATTTCATTTTAGAGCTGGATTTGATCTTGAAGAAGCtatgtagagggcttccctggtggcgcagtggttgagagtccgcctgccgatgcaggggacacgggttcatgccccggtccgggaggatcccacatgccgcggagcggctgggcccgtgagccatggccgctgagcctgcgcgtccggagcctgtgctccgcaacgggagaggccacaacagtgagaggcccgcgtaccgcaaaaaaaaaaaaaaaagaaagaaagaaaaaaaagacattatgtaGAAAAAGCGTTAAAAGCAGTCAGAGTCAGGTATAAATTCCAGCCCCATTCATTGGCTAGCAGTGTGACTCCAGGCAAATCACTTCAcctgtaagcctcagtttcctcatcagtaaaacaggGATCCTACCCACTGTCAAgattgaggattaagtgagataattatgcctgacatatagtaagccctcaataaatgctGACTGTCATTGAATTGttattttatcacagttttaCTGATGAGAATCCAGTGAAAAAAAGGTTAAAGAGCTTTTTCTCTAGATGACACTGCTGATGACAGCACCTAACTTTGAGAGAGGGGTCTAGCATGCATGTGAACAATTAAAAAACACATCTTGCTGGGGGCAGCCAGAGAACACTCTAGAACAAGCGCATCTTCCCGTTTTGGAGCTGGCAC contains these protein-coding regions:
- the TNFRSF1A gene encoding tumor necrosis factor receptor superfamily member 1A isoform X2, producing MFQVEIAPCAVDKDTVCGCRKNQYRKYWSETLFQCLNCSLCPNGTVHHSCKERQDTVCHCHVGFFLRDAECVSCAHCKNTECEKLCPALPVTSNNSQDPGTTVLLPLVIVFGLCLASFLLIVLACRYQRWKPKLYSIVCGQSAPVKEGEPEPLAPAPSFSPIPSFSPASSPTFTPCDPPWSNFRVTSLPREMAPPHQGAGPILPAPPASTPVPTPVQKWEASAHGAPGAPSAPAPLADADPATLYAVVDGVPPLRWKEFVRRLGLSDHEIERLELQNLRCLREAQYSMLAAWRRRTPRREATLELLGRVLRDMDLLGCLEDIEEALGGPALLAPEPRLPR
- the TNFRSF1A gene encoding tumor necrosis factor receptor superfamily member 1A isoform X1, whose translation is MGLPTVPGLLLPLVLRALLVDVYPAGIHGLVPHPGDREKRESSCPQGKYSHPQNNSICCTKCHKGTYLYNDCPGPGLDTDCRVCARGTFTASENHLRQCLSCSKCRKEMFQVEIAPCAVDKDTVCGCRKNQYRKYWSETLFQCLNCSLCPNGTVHHSCKERQDTVCHCHVGFFLRDAECVSCAHCKNTECEKLCPALPVTSNNSQDPGTTVLLPLVIVFGLCLASFLLIVLACRYQRWKPKLYSIVCGQSAPVKEGEPEPLAPAPSFSPIPSFSPASSPTFTPCDPPWSNFRVTSLPREMAPPHQGAGPILPAPPASTPVPTPVQKWEASAHGAPGAPSAPAPLADADPATLYAVVDGVPPLRWKEFVRRLGLSDHEIERLELQNLRCLREAQYSMLAAWRRRTPRREATLELLGRVLRDMDLLGCLEDIEEALGGPALLAPEPRLPR